DNA sequence from the Nerophis lumbriciformis linkage group LG10, RoL_Nlum_v2.1, whole genome shotgun sequence genome:
tgaggcactgcacactgaaggtacacacactctgtcaattctcttatatactctttcattttagacttttagagtgtttgattatcacatcactctaaatgtttagactataaagttcacaaacctaaagagggatgctagtgggccaggctaatatttcctttcctctaaactaagtggggaaatgtgtagagtgttctgggcttcagacatgattttatttcagaattccttgagaaaacgcctggttaggctttatgtatgtagtgtgtgcctttcttgttttacagctatgttgttattatgctgtttgttacttatgtatgttatgttgcagctatttaaaatagttttgtcaatttgttctggtctgaaacaaattggccctttaaaacatatctttgtctttgtgtgttgtatgtagaccacattgcttagcagagttcagtgatgcaaatgcatgtcaagttgatcaacagattgtattattctccagtgcaataacggtactaaaatgaaggctaaaagggcattaaatggggccttaaaaaaattaaaaaatatatataagtaactaaatagttacttttcacagtaacacattactttttggtttaagtaactgagttagtaactgagttacttttgaaataaagtaactagtaatgtaactagttactggttttcagtaactaacccaacactgtcccCAATCTATCAGCTGCATTCACgcggcaggcggggtacaccctggacaagtcgccacatcatcgcagggtcaacacagatagacaacatttacacactaAAACTAATTATTATTGAAATACCGTGTATTAATAGACATTTCACTAATTCCCTGTGTCAGCTAAAACACAAAATTGACATTTTTTTCGGATACATTGCATTTCAGCGACTTATATGTACACAATGAATCAAAGTAGTCCTCCCGCATCCTTTTATTTCTCAGTATAGATTATATGATTTACAGCATTTTCTTGGTCTTACAGCAGATGGGttgtattaaaaaacaaatatgtatctaaatcaGGCAATACTGTACTATCAAAGCATGCAGATTTCATCGCACCAACATGACCTTTATGTAGTAAGTAATTTACAAAATGCATCTAAAAACAATGCTGACATAACTAATCAATCACTGATACAACAGTCAATCCCTGCCAGGCAATACTGTgcacaatatatattttacaagcaACAAATCAATATCAGGAGCCATTAACAGTTGGTTTCGTTCTCTTGTACGACATGCTGACCGTCTTCTGTGCATAAAGACAAATATAAACGACCGTCCGGCTTGTGAAGCACTTGTGTTTGCCTGTGGAACTGCAGCCAACCTGAAGGAAAGATTTTGCACAGTGAATTATTTAAGCTGCAGGACAAAGTCTAAATAAACACCATGGACAATCTCACACTTGATCAGACCTGACCCACTTCTAAATCCATCAGCGTCTATGTAGGGCACGGCAGCATTCattgtggtgttttttttaattacatttttatgcTTTATTCAGCACAGACATAGAGAGAATGACCGTGTTCCTTGGTTACTATCTTTTTCTACTATTACCTGTATAATTAATGACATAGAATGTACGAGGTGAAAAACACTTCTTGTTACAGCTGTACAACCGTCAGTACCAGTATTACAGTACATTAAGCAAGATACACAATACCCGGTGTGTAAGAATGGGACCTGGGCCAAGGAAAACTAACCTAATTTGGTGAGGGTCTAGACAAACAGGTAGAGATACAGGAATCACAATGAGGAAATATTCTATACAGACATATGATTTGATTGTTTCACCAAAAATCTGAGTAAAAATTTCATGAGCGAAATTTCCACTAGCTCTATtcatgtattttttgctcctgaaaattaaTCCGACAGTCCTTTCCAGTAATGTCAATTAGTTTTTCATTAAAtggtagataactaactgtaccTAGAACGCCGATATGCCACctctcttggtgtgacgtcaactacagaactggagccaatTTCCCCGCATAGgcagtgtggataaaggcatgtaaaattattattttgatcactccattgcatgtttttgtcgccctgCTCCATGATGACTTCAAAACTGAAATGGGTAACATTATGAGCTAAAAATAAGAAATATATTTggacttccctgctcttccatctcctctattataatattatattatttatattatttattattatgattgtcTATTgtaagcgaactgtggtgctgaatttctccctagggatcaataaagtattttctattctattctattctagtccttagaccagtggttcttaaccttgttggagataccgaaccctaccagtttcatatgcgcattcaccgaacccttctttagtgaaaaataaaatgttttttttttcgaattcaagacaaagttttgtttttttattggtgcacaaaatgaaccgtgcatcaacatcaccttgttcaaagaacaaaaccaacacagtgcatgaactcacaacaacttACAAacatgcaaatcagtctgacttctgctgttgctgtatccacaaagccgatagggagaagtttttatttacacgatgagtcgggtgtgtcttgacctccgcggcggaggctccgtcgaacccctgaggccgactcaccgaacccctagggttcgatcgaaccctggttaagaaccactgccttagacatCCATAtcctgtgtttcctcatgctctttccgCATTCCCTCAAGCATATTGAGGGAaatatcagtagaagaggactcaAAATAGAATGCTGGCATATTATCTTCTTTTTCTCTCATTTTTGAGCACCGGGTCTGCTcttctttctctttttttctgcAGGTTCTGACTCTTTCTACCTTCTCGGTTAGCTCCTGATTTTCCGGATCGCTTTTGGCTTGATTCATTAATTTTTTCTCCGAAATCTTTTTTCTCGGACGTCGGAATCATCAAAATGATTTATGCAATTTTACTCCTCTTGTCCCATTTTGCTCAAATCAATTTGACTGAAAAGGTCCATCAgttcctcatattcccatcattgGGAAATGTAcgcaggctgaccccttctttagttgtatttctacaacctgcaacaatgcaccgGACAGACATATTTGATTATTCCTTCAAAGGCTGCATGATAATAAAATTAATctggatgaagatgctaccaaaacgtATGCTACGCAATATAAAATTGCCTCCAGCCATCCATAGGTGacatcagcaggctgatgcaagcctgcccacattttggagctaaaaatgggtattccaaaatgtgctgaaactcattTGAAAACTTACtatctatatattatatactatctattagtgttgtcccgataccaatattttggtaccggtatcaaaattatttcgatacttttcggtacttttctaaataaaggggaccacaaaaaattgcattattggctttattttaacaaaaaatcttagggtacgttaaacatatgtttattattgcagttaagtccttaaataaaatagtaaacatactagacaacgtgtcttttaatattaagtaagcaaacaaaggctaattagtctgctgacatatgcagtaatatattgtgtcatttatcattctattattttgtcaacattattaaggacaagtggtaaaaaatgaattattaatctacttgttcatttactgttaatatctgcttactttctcttttaacatgttctatctacacttctgttaaaatgtaataatcacttattcttctgttgtttgatactttacattagttttggatccatccatccattttctaccgcttatccctttcggggtggcggggggtgctggagcctatctcagctacaatcgggcggaaggcggggtacaccctggacaagtcgccacctcatcgcagggccaacacaaatagacagacaacattcacactcacattcacacactagggaccatttagtgttgtcaatcaacctatccccaggtgcatgtttttggaagtgggaggaagccggagtacccggagggaacccacgcagccacgaggagaacatgcaaactccacacagaaagatcccaagcgcaggatggaacccaggaccttcgtattgtgaggcagatgcactaacccctctttcaccgtgctgcctcgttttggatgataccacaaatttgggtatcaatccgatactaagtcgttacaggatcatacattggtcatattcaaagtcctcatggtatagtaccgaaaatgattcattagtatcgcggtactataataataccggtataccgtacaaccctactatctATATACTATATTGTGGGcaattttacctgtagacattaTTTTTAGATCTCGAACtgtgaaataagtgccaatgttgtcagcgttAGAGGGGCCTTTAAAGTTTGACTGCTAAATAACACACAAtggggccaaataaagttgcAAATGCCAGCAGTTGGATCAATAAGGTGATAAAACATTATTGAATTAGAGTAAGAACTCGTAGCAAAGTACAAAAGTAGCGTCCGCTTAGTGCAAATGTGTAATATCGAATGCGTAATATAGCTTTGGATGCCCTGTGTTACTGTTTATGTAGTTTTGATGTAGCAAACTTACATGAGGCTTGTTCAGGCTGTGGGGGAGGTTGCATACAAATAGGAGGATGGTCTCCAAACGTGGCAGTCATCACTTGTAGGAGGCTGACCAGGTCACACTCCCCCTGAGACACGGATAGGCAGGTCAGTCGGCCAAACGCACTTACGTCTCACCAGCAGCCGgagccgctcacctgcttccagtCCTGCAGGTAGGGAAGCAGGACCTCTCCATTGCTGGACACGTAGCGTCCTTGCAGGATCATCATCTCACTCGTGGGTCTGACGTAGCAGATGGGGGCTGACTGAGGGTAGCTTTCCTTCAGCCACACACACACGGGAATGGTGTAGCGCACATCTGACGTGGCGGCAGATTTTATGTTATGTTTGCACTAACATGAACTGATAGACAATGTCATTACCTTTAAAAAAGATCGGAATGGTTCCTGTTAGACTCATCAACACCTTGGTGGTTCCATCATTGTAAACTGTACAACAAAAGTCATTTAAAAACTCATTTGAAAAAAGAACAATCAACAGTTGAGATATTTCTTACCATAGTCATTCACTACTGGAGAAAGGCTTCTGAAATGAATCAGTGCAACATATATTTCATGGGCTACCTGCTTGCGAAGATATGTCTATAGAACAGAAAAAATACACCAATCATGAATGGGCTCTACGGAGCAGACAATAGGGGAAAATTCAAGATTTTTCTTACCTTTGGCAGCATTTTCTTTAGGGAGTTTTTGCAGTATGTCATGATTGTTTCTATAAACAAAACCACGTCTTTCCTTGTGTCTTATCTATCCCCGACTAACCTTTGCCGTTACTTCCGTATGTTTAGAAGCTATCAGACAACTTTATGACTGATATAAGCCAATAAGAGAGCGGTTTCATGACCAACATAGAAATTACTGGGCTACACGGCTCAAACAAACATTGTTTGTGACCTAATTAACCTG
Encoded proteins:
- the LOC133612790 gene encoding tumor susceptibility gene 101 protein, translated to MCVTSEEKKALHRVVKAAQKIVRSSFPTTTDIFISRFYNDGTTKVLMSLTGTIPIFFKDVRYTIPVCVWLKESYPQSAPICYVRPTSEMMILQGRYVSSNGEVLLPYLQDWKQGECDLVSLLQVMTATFGDHPPICMQPPPQPEQASCWLQFHRQTQVLHKPDGRLYLSLCTEDGQHVVQENETNC